The following are from one region of the Capsicum annuum cultivar UCD-10X-F1 chromosome 1, UCD10Xv1.1, whole genome shotgun sequence genome:
- the LOC107875005 gene encoding uncharacterized protein LOC107875005: protein MSIEKSNSSDSPNGILSHNLFLNGILCKTLVFLSLILYLLHIFLSNHPCCQSSSSLLQVFPTKNIIKSSNYYYNSSNKTNISHLVFGIAASSNTWGEKKWYINSWWKPNITRGYVFLDRTPNEHVPWPVSSPPYRISSDNSQYAPYNKHRMPFAIRMVRVIEETFMLHHGPGVRWYVMADDDTVLMIDNLVNVLTKYDHTKYYYVGMNSECIVSNFGNSFQMAFGGAGYALSYPLAQAVAKNMDTCIKRYPYLYGSDHILQACIADLGVTITLEKGFHQIDLRRDISGFLSAHPQSPFLSLHHLDLVAPIFPSMNRFEALNHLMKAASVDQSRLLQQSTCYNKLNNWTFSVSWGYSVQIYDKIQSQSYLAMPIETFGEWRKGAWPPYMFNVRGLKSNNGNSCGEVPNVLFFDSLEGTRMNHIVTTYVKKTPRSCGNDDHPIDGILKIRVFSPMHKLHVGDGNKRECCDIIQPIGVDSMAVKLRTCTRHEINARMK, encoded by the exons ATGTCAATAGAGAAAAGTAATAGTAGTGATTCCCCAAATGGAATTTTGTCCCACAACTTGTTCTTGAATGGAATTTTATGCAAAACCCTAGTCTTTTTATCCCTAATTCTATATCTACTCCATATTTTCTTGTCCAATCATCCATGTTGTCAATCATCATCATCCCTATTACAAGTTTTCCCCACCAAAAACATCATCAAgtcatcaaattattattataactcCAGCAATAAAACCAATATTAGCCATTTAGTTTTTGGAATTGCAGcctcatcaaacacatggggtgAAAAAAAATGGTACATAAATTCTTGGTGGAAACCAAATATAACTAGGGGATATGTTTTCTTGGATAGAACCCCAAATGAGCACGTACCATGGCCTGTTTCGTCTCCTCCTTATAGAATTTCTAGTGACAATTCGCAATACGCGCCTTACAACAAACACAGAATGCCATTCGCGATTAGAATGGTGAGGGTAATTGAGGAGACATTCATGTTACACCATGGCCCCGGTGTTAGGTGGTATGTTATGGCTGACGATGACACTGTGCTAATGATTGACAATTTAGTCAACGTACTCACGAAGTATGATCATACGAAATACTATTATGTTGGGATGAATTCAGAGTGTATTGTGAGTAattttgggaattcatttcaAATGGCATTTGGTGGTGCTGGTTATGCTTTGAGTTACCCTTTAGCACAAGCTGTGGCTAAGAACATGGATACATGTATTAAGAGGTATCCATATTTGTATGGAAGTGACCACATTTTACAAGCATGTATTGCTGATTTAGGAGTCACCATTACACTAGAAAAGGGATTTCATCAG ATCGACTTGCGTCGCGACATATCAGGATTTTTATCAGCACATCCACAATCTCCATTCCTATCACTCCATCACCTTGACTTAGTAGCACCAATTTTCCCTTCAATGAACCGTTTTGAAGCCTTAAATCATCTAATGAAAGCAGCAAGTGTTGATCAATCTAGACTATTGCAACAAAGTACATGTTACAATAAGCTAAACAATTGGACATTTTCAGTGTCATGGGGTTATTCAGTGCAAATTTATGACAAAATTCAATCACAAAGTTATCTTGCAATGCCAATTGAGACATTTGGTGAATGGAGAAAAGGTGCATGGCCACCTTACATGTTTAATGTTAGAGGATTGAAGAGCAATAATGGCAATTCTTGTGGTGAAGTTCCAAATGTTTTGTTTTTTGATTCATTGGAGGGTACCAGGATGAATCATATTGTGACAACATATGTCAAGAAAACTCCTAGGAGTTGTGGCAATGATGATCATCCTATTGATGGTATCTTGAAAATTCGTGTATTTTCTCCTATGCATAAGCTTCATGTTGGG GATGGTAACAAAAGAGAATGTTGTGACATTATACAGCCTATTGGAGTGGACTCTATGGCCGTCAAACTTAGGACTTGTACGAGACATGAAATTAATGCCCGAATGAAATAA